One part of the Olleya sp. YS genome encodes these proteins:
- a CDS encoding potassium channel protein, whose translation MTNPLIAVYRSKIYTAIALLLTVLIIGVLGFRFMSNYTWVDAFYMTVITITTVGFGEVHPLDDASKIFTIFLILTSVVIVGYALAIITEFILSKSNFEDLKQKKMQKKIDGLSNHIIICGYGRNGKQAATKLSAHKQPFVIIEKNKAIIEKFEDENTPFVYGNANEDETLLQAGIDRASTLISALPNDADNLFVVLSARQIKSNLRIISRASQETSYEKLKLAGANNVILPDRIGGDHMASLVVVPDLIEFIDNLAIVGENNINIEEVQVERLYDPNTSVKTIRDLDLRNKTGCNVIGFKTRDGDYVVNPEAEQQLVPNSKVIVLGRPEQIKKLNTVFSLD comes from the coding sequence ATGACCAATCCTTTAATAGCAGTTTATAGATCTAAAATATATACAGCAATAGCACTTTTATTAACTGTTTTAATAATTGGTGTGTTAGGTTTTAGATTTATGTCTAATTACACTTGGGTAGATGCGTTTTACATGACAGTAATAACCATTACTACGGTTGGTTTTGGAGAAGTACATCCTTTAGATGATGCGTCTAAAATTTTTACCATTTTTTTAATTTTAACCAGTGTTGTTATTGTAGGTTATGCGTTAGCCATTATAACCGAGTTTATTTTGAGTAAAAGTAATTTTGAAGATTTAAAACAAAAGAAAATGCAGAAAAAAATTGATGGACTGTCCAATCATATTATCATTTGTGGTTACGGTCGAAACGGAAAACAAGCTGCGACTAAGTTGTCAGCTCACAAACAACCTTTTGTTATTATCGAAAAAAACAAAGCGATCATTGAGAAATTTGAAGACGAAAACACGCCTTTTGTATATGGTAATGCCAATGAAGACGAAACCTTATTACAAGCTGGAATAGATCGTGCTAGTACTTTAATATCTGCGTTACCCAACGATGCCGATAATTTATTTGTAGTATTATCTGCAAGACAAATAAAAAGTAACTTAAGAATAATTAGTCGTGCCTCTCAAGAAACGTCTTACGAAAAATTAAAACTCGCAGGTGCAAATAATGTGATTTTACCAGACCGTATTGGTGGAGACCATATGGCATCCTTAGTTGTTGTTCCAGATTTGATTGAGTTTATAGATAATTTGGCTATTGTTGGAGAAAATAATATAAATATCGAAGAAGTTCAAGTAGAACGTTTATACGACCCAAATACCTCTGTAAAAACTATCAGAGATCTAGATTTGCGTAACAAAACTGGCTGCAATGTTATTGGTTTTAAAACCAGAGATGGAGATTATGTGGTTAATCCAGAAGCAGAACAACAATTAGTACCAAACTCAAAAGTCATAGTCCTTGGTAGACCAGAACAAATTAAAAAATTAAATACAGTTTTTAGTTTGGACTAG
- a CDS encoding PspC domain-containing protein produces MQFLYKPLHYFQKRGYHVCQRIADRIGIRAKVVRTSFMYLTFATLGFGFALYLFLAFWIRIKDIIYTKRSSVFDL; encoded by the coding sequence ATGCAATTTTTATACAAACCATTACACTATTTTCAAAAACGAGGTTATCACGTATGTCAGCGTATTGCAGATCGTATTGGTATCAGAGCCAAGGTAGTTCGTACTAGTTTTATGTACTTGACATTTGCAACGCTTGGATTTGGTTTTGCACTCTATTTGTTTTTAGCATTTTGGATAAGAATTAAAGATATAATATACACTAAACGATCATCTGTATTTGACTTGTAA
- a CDS encoding DUF2851 family protein: MQEDFLHYLWKLKKLDSTNLKTTTGESITINHVGTHNQHAGPDFFNAQLTIDNQLWAGNVEIHIKSSDWFVHNHEVDANYDNVILHVVWEHDTNIFRKDNTQIPTLEIKQYVQTSALNNYHKLFNSKQSWINCENTIAEVSPFVINNWLERLYFERLERKAKDIEAILQQSNNNWEAVLFKLLAKNFGLKVNSEAFLSLANSFDFSIVRKQQSNLQSLEALFFGQANMLEAEVQDAYYIALQKEYLFLKQKFGLENTGVLPFQFFRLRPPNFPTIRLSQLANLYHVHHNLFSKVIALDHVEDLYKLFSISTSSFWDTHYTFEKASKTSKKTITKAFIDLLLINTIIPLKFCYAKQQGKSIDEEIISVMEHLKPEKNSIVDKFKTLNVEAKSTLQSQAIIQLKNNYCDNNLCLKCAVGNTILTQN, translated from the coding sequence ATGCAAGAAGATTTTCTACACTACCTCTGGAAACTTAAAAAATTGGACAGCACTAACCTTAAAACCACAACAGGAGAGTCTATCACTATTAACCACGTTGGAACACACAACCAACATGCTGGACCAGATTTTTTTAATGCACAACTCACTATAGACAATCAGTTATGGGCTGGAAATGTAGAAATCCACATTAAATCCAGCGATTGGTTTGTGCATAATCATGAGGTGGATGCTAATTATGATAATGTGATTTTGCATGTGGTTTGGGAACACGACACCAACATCTTTAGAAAAGACAACACACAAATCCCAACTTTAGAGATTAAACAGTATGTCCAAACTTCTGCTTTAAACAACTATCACAAACTATTTAATAGCAAACAATCGTGGATAAATTGCGAAAACACGATTGCTGAGGTTAGTCCATTCGTCATTAACAACTGGTTAGAGCGTCTCTATTTTGAGCGTTTAGAACGTAAAGCAAAAGATATTGAAGCTATTTTACAACAATCCAATAACAATTGGGAAGCAGTATTATTTAAGCTGCTAGCTAAAAATTTTGGTTTAAAAGTCAATAGTGAGGCGTTTTTAAGTTTAGCTAATAGTTTTGATTTTTCTATTGTTAGAAAGCAACAATCCAACTTGCAGAGTTTGGAAGCTTTATTTTTTGGTCAAGCCAATATGCTAGAAGCAGAGGTGCAAGACGCTTACTACATAGCGTTACAAAAAGAGTATTTGTTTTTAAAGCAGAAGTTTGGATTAGAGAATACTGGTGTGCTTCCGTTTCAGTTTTTTAGATTACGTCCACCTAATTTTCCGACCATTAGATTATCGCAATTAGCTAATTTGTATCATGTGCATCACAACTTGTTCTCAAAAGTTATAGCACTAGATCATGTAGAGGATTTGTACAAGTTGTTTTCTATTTCTACGTCTTCCTTCTGGGACACGCATTACACCTTTGAAAAAGCATCAAAAACCAGTAAAAAAACTATTACTAAAGCGTTTATAGATTTGTTGTTAATTAATACCATTATTCCGCTTAAATTCTGTTATGCTAAGCAACAAGGAAAATCTATAGACGAAGAAATTATTAGCGTAATGGAACATCTAAAACCAGAAAAAAACAGCATTGTCGATAAATTTAAAACCTTAAACGTAGAGGCTAAATCTACATTACAAAGTCAGGCGATTATTCAGTTAAAAAATAACTATTGCGATAACAATCTGTGTTTAAAATGTGCTGTAGGTAATACCATACTAACGCAAAATTAA
- a CDS encoding pyridoxal-phosphate dependent enzyme translates to MQYANNILETIGNTPLVKLNKLTAELPCLVLSKYETFNPGNSVKDRMALQMIEDAEADGRLKPGGTIIEGTSGNTGMGLALAAIVKGYKCIFVMADKQSKEKVDILKAVGAEVVVCPTAVEPDDPRSYYSVSKRLSTEIENSWYVNQYDNPSNCKAHFKSTGPEIWEQTDGKITHFVVGVGTGGTISGVGSYLKMKNPNIKVWGVDTYGSVFKKYHETGIFDENEIYPYVTEGIGEDILPKNVNFDIIDGFTKVTDKDACVYTQRLAKEEGMFLGNSAGAAIKGVLQLKEHFTKDDVVVVLFHDHGSRYVGKMFNDDWMREKGYID, encoded by the coding sequence ATGCAATACGCAAACAACATATTAGAAACTATCGGTAACACACCCTTAGTAAAACTAAACAAACTAACCGCAGAATTACCCTGTCTAGTCCTTTCAAAATACGAAACCTTTAACCCAGGAAACTCGGTAAAAGACCGTATGGCTTTACAAATGATAGAAGATGCAGAAGCAGATGGACGCTTAAAACCAGGAGGAACCATTATAGAAGGAACCTCTGGTAACACAGGTATGGGATTAGCATTGGCAGCTATAGTAAAAGGCTACAAATGTATTTTTGTAATGGCTGACAAGCAGAGTAAAGAAAAGGTCGATATCCTAAAAGCAGTAGGAGCAGAAGTAGTGGTTTGCCCAACAGCTGTAGAACCTGACGATCCAAGATCATACTACTCGGTTTCTAAACGACTGAGTACCGAAATAGAAAACAGTTGGTACGTAAACCAATACGACAATCCAAGTAACTGTAAAGCACATTTTAAAAGTACTGGACCAGAAATTTGGGAACAAACAGACGGTAAAATAACACACTTTGTAGTTGGTGTAGGCACAGGAGGAACCATTTCTGGTGTAGGAAGCTATCTAAAAATGAAAAATCCAAACATTAAAGTTTGGGGAGTTGATACCTACGGTTCTGTATTTAAAAAATACCACGAAACAGGCATTTTTGACGAAAACGAAATCTATCCTTACGTTACCGAAGGGATTGGTGAGGACATCCTACCAAAAAACGTCAACTTTGATATTATTGATGGGTTTACTAAAGTAACCGATAAAGACGCTTGCGTGTACACACAACGCCTTGCTAAAGAAGAAGGTATGTTTTTGGGTAATAGTGCAGGTGCAGCCATAAAAGGTGTGTTACAACTTAAAGAACACTTTACAAAAGACGATGTGGTTGTGGTATTATTCCACGACCATGGAAGCAGATACGTTGGTAAAATGTTTAACGACGACTGGATGCGCGAAAAAGGATACATCGACTAA
- a CDS encoding FtsX-like permease family protein → MNFEFFIAKRIIDSKAYKSSISAPIIKIGIVAIALGIIVMMIAIATGIGLQQKIREKVIAFNGHTIIENYDNNNSQESIRPISTDQDFYPEFTSVPEVTHIQGTATKSGIIRLENDFEYVVIKGVGADYDWQYFKDFLVEGRLPDYTQKLNQDVLLSQYLANRLQLKLNDRINTYFLREDTTKPPRVVTFNIVGIYDSGLQEFDQLYVIGDIKHIKRLNNWDDNQVGRFEVFIDNYNNLETTGKSIYQEVPSNLNAKTVDKEYPFIFEWIKIFDNNIYAIIGIMILVAGINMITALLVLILERTQMIGILKALGSANLSIRKIFLYNAAYLILKGLFWGNLIGISILLLQKYFGLIPLDPKTYHVSAVPVYINIGYIIALNIGTFILCLLMLLVPSYIISKISPIKAIRFD, encoded by the coding sequence TTGAATTTCGAGTTTTTTATAGCTAAACGCATAATTGACAGTAAAGCGTATAAAAGTAGCATATCGGCACCAATAATAAAAATTGGTATCGTAGCAATTGCATTAGGTATAATTGTAATGATGATTGCTATTGCAACCGGAATTGGCTTACAACAAAAAATTAGAGAAAAAGTAATTGCTTTTAATGGTCACACCATTATTGAGAATTACGACAATAACAACTCGCAAGAAAGCATTAGACCAATATCTACAGATCAGGATTTTTACCCAGAGTTTACAAGCGTTCCAGAAGTTACACACATACAAGGCACTGCAACTAAATCCGGAATAATAAGACTAGAAAACGACTTTGAATATGTGGTTATAAAGGGTGTAGGAGCAGATTACGACTGGCAATATTTTAAAGATTTTCTAGTCGAAGGACGTTTGCCAGACTACACTCAAAAACTAAATCAAGACGTTTTACTCTCACAATATTTAGCCAATAGATTACAGCTTAAGCTTAACGATAGAATCAATACCTATTTTTTAAGAGAAGACACCACCAAGCCACCAAGAGTCGTCACGTTTAATATTGTTGGTATTTACGATTCTGGTTTGCAGGAGTTTGACCAATTATACGTTATTGGTGATATTAAACACATCAAACGTTTAAATAATTGGGATGACAATCAAGTAGGACGATTCGAAGTGTTTATAGACAATTACAACAATCTAGAAACTACAGGAAAATCCATATATCAAGAAGTCCCTTCCAATCTAAATGCTAAAACAGTAGATAAAGAATATCCATTTATTTTCGAGTGGATTAAAATATTCGATAATAACATTTATGCCATTATTGGAATCATGATTCTAGTAGCAGGCATTAATATGATTACCGCATTGTTGGTACTCATTTTGGAGCGAACCCAAATGATAGGCATTTTAAAAGCACTAGGAAGCGCCAATTTAAGCATCCGCAAAATATTTTTATACAACGCAGCCTATTTGATTTTAAAAGGACTATTCTGGGGAAACCTCATAGGTATCAGTATCTTATTACTGCAAAAATACTTTGGATTAATCCCATTAGATCCAAAAACGTATCACGTGTCTGCAGTACCAGTGTATATCAATATTGGCTACATTATTGCACTTAATATTGGTACATTTATTTTATGCCTACTCATGCTGTTAGTACCATCGTACATCATTTCAAAAATATCACCAATCAAAGCCATTAGATTTGATTAA
- a CDS encoding DUF1343 domain-containing protein, with protein sequence MRFNVFKNTVLLFVLVLISCASKTKNNISDSSELLTQTKQDSISIKLDPIVVGANQTEGYLPLLKGKRVGIVANQTSVIFKVNSEKLTVNSYSHLVDSLVSLKVDVKTVFAPEHGFRGTADAGEIVKDGLDVKTGLPIISLYGNNKKPTANQLKDIDVVIFDIQDVGARFYTYISSLHYVMEACAEQNKTLIVLDRPNPNGHYVDGPILEPEHSSFVGMHPIPVVHGLTIGEYAQMINGENWLKNKVQCNLTVITIKNYNRNMAYDLPIKPSPNLPNAQSINLYPSLCFFEGTTISVGRGTDLQFQVYGSPYLPKTDFIFIPQPNEGAKYPKHENKICNGYNLSDVSPLKTLDLSYLLNAYNTTKNKADFFLKNGFFTKLAGTKTLQEQIEAGWSADKIKATWASGLSKFMDKRQPYLLY encoded by the coding sequence ATGAGATTTAATGTTTTCAAAAATACAGTTTTATTATTTGTTTTAGTATTAATTTCTTGTGCTTCTAAAACGAAAAATAATATTAGTGATTCAAGCGAGTTACTCACACAAACTAAGCAAGACAGCATTAGTATTAAGCTTGATCCGATTGTTGTTGGCGCTAACCAAACGGAAGGCTATTTACCTTTATTAAAAGGGAAACGTGTTGGAATTGTGGCTAATCAGACGAGTGTAATTTTTAAAGTGAATAGTGAAAAGTTAACAGTGAATAGTTATAGCCATTTAGTAGATTCATTAGTGTCTTTAAAAGTTGATGTTAAAACCGTTTTTGCTCCTGAGCATGGGTTTAGAGGAACTGCAGATGCTGGCGAAATAGTTAAAGATGGTCTTGATGTTAAAACAGGATTACCAATTATTTCTCTATACGGAAACAATAAAAAACCTACAGCAAATCAGCTTAAAGATATTGATGTCGTAATTTTTGACATCCAAGATGTTGGTGCACGTTTTTACACGTATATCTCCTCTTTACACTATGTTATGGAAGCTTGTGCTGAACAAAATAAAACGCTAATTGTACTGGATAGACCAAATCCTAATGGACATTATGTGGATGGTCCAATACTAGAACCTGAACATTCTAGTTTTGTTGGGATGCATCCAATACCTGTAGTACACGGACTAACTATTGGTGAATACGCACAAATGATAAATGGTGAGAATTGGTTAAAAAATAAGGTGCAATGCAACTTAACGGTTATAACAATAAAAAACTACAACCGCAATATGGCCTATGATTTACCTATTAAACCGTCCCCAAACTTACCCAATGCGCAATCCATAAATCTGTACCCTAGTTTGTGTTTTTTTGAAGGAACTACTATTAGTGTTGGACGTGGTACAGACTTGCAGTTTCAGGTATACGGATCGCCATATTTACCAAAAACTGATTTTATTTTTATACCACAACCTAATGAAGGAGCCAAATATCCTAAGCATGAAAATAAAATTTGTAATGGGTACAATTTAAGCGACGTGTCGCCTTTAAAAACTCTAGATTTAAGTTACTTATTGAATGCTTATAACACGACTAAAAATAAGGCTGATTTTTTCTTAAAGAATGGCTTTTTTACAAAACTAGCAGGTACTAAAACATTGCAAGAACAGATTGAAGCGGGTTGGAGTGCAGACAAAATAAAAGCCACTTGGGCAAGTGGCTTAAGTAAGTTTATGGATAAAAGACAACCGTATTTATTGTACTAA
- a CDS encoding sterol desaturase family protein has product METLINYFETIPSPHRAIILIGGITLFWLLEGILPLVNFKYKKWTHAWPNLFFTATTVIINFALAGLLLFTSDWVEANNFGIINWLPDMSLGLKVILGVLLLDFFGAYLAHYVEHKVKPLWMIHLVHHSDHKVDTTTANRHHPLESMIRFAFTLLGVFIVGTPIAIVFLYQSLSLVATQFSHANIRLPKAVDKALSFIIVSPDMHKVHHHYKLPYTDSNYGNIFSIWDRLFGTFMTLDRDKIVYGVDTFPNETENSSLKHLLKQPFHKYRKPTIE; this is encoded by the coding sequence ATGGAAACCCTAATAAATTATTTTGAAACTATACCATCACCTCATAGAGCCATTATACTCATTGGAGGTATCACTTTATTTTGGTTATTAGAAGGTATTTTACCTTTAGTAAATTTTAAATACAAAAAATGGACACATGCTTGGCCTAACTTGTTTTTTACAGCAACAACGGTTATTATTAATTTTGCCTTAGCTGGTTTATTGTTATTTACCTCAGATTGGGTAGAAGCAAATAATTTTGGAATTATCAATTGGCTTCCAGATATGTCCTTAGGGTTAAAAGTCATTTTAGGCGTATTACTTTTAGACTTTTTTGGTGCCTATTTAGCACATTATGTAGAACATAAAGTAAAACCACTATGGATGATTCATCTGGTGCATCATAGTGATCATAAAGTAGATACCACTACAGCAAATAGACATCATCCCTTAGAGAGTATGATTCGGTTTGCATTTACTTTATTGGGAGTTTTTATAGTCGGGACTCCAATAGCAATCGTGTTTTTATATCAATCCTTATCCTTGGTAGCTACTCAGTTTTCTCATGCTAATATCAGATTGCCAAAAGCAGTAGATAAGGCGTTAAGTTTTATTATAGTATCTCCAGATATGCACAAAGTGCATCATCATTATAAACTGCCTTATACAGATAGTAATTACGGAAATATTTTTTCTATTTGGGACCGATTATTTGGAACGTTTATGACCTTAGATCGAGACAAAATTGTGTATGGCGTAGATACTTTTCCAAACGAGACGGAAAACAGTAGTTTAAAGCACTTATTAAAGCAGCCGTTTCATAAATACCGTAAGCCAACCATAGAATAA